The genomic stretch AACACCAAATAAAAGTGGAATTATTTTGTCATATTCcttcattcttttttaaatgtacAACTCCACAGTAACTAACTTCAAAGTTAAAACCTTTAAAtttgacatttaattttaatcccACACCAAATGCTTTTAACGTGATAAATTTTAACAACCATGTTTAAAAACCTGCTTCAATTGACACAAACTTCTAAGAGATCCAATTATCAGGAATCCCCTTTTACTCTTTTTTGGTCCAAGACTCCTTGGTCACCCCACCACAATCTTACAAGTGTctgtctctctttctctcctcatTACCAGTCCTAACCCTACTCACACCCATGACCCAACTGTTACCAGGAAAACCAATACCCGGAGACTGTCACCCTCCGCAAAAATTAACTTTCCTTTCTTAttattgcaaaaataaaaatctttcgattattttcatttttcttgaacttaattaattaaaaaaatgctgATAGGGCACTTTGTTTTCACATCTAAAGTCCAATATGCACATGATGCAGGTTACAGTTCATCTTTGGTAGAATAAAGTAATAACGGTAATTTCTTTATGGCCTTAGttatatatgtatgtgtgtgctCTGGAACTTCTCTTGACAAATTAAGTCCACACTGTTAACTAATTTCAAAGggaggaaaataaaaagaattagatGATATGCCCAAAGGAAGCTAAATGAGTTGTGTTGATGGCAAAGAATGTCGGTAAGAAAGCCTACCAATTCTGGCTGCTTTCCAAAAGAAACCACGAAATCTGTCAAAAGGCATATGACAACAGTTAGTTCCATAATCATCAATACATATCAGTCACACACCAACAATAGTCCTGTTTATATTAATATCTCTTGTTAATAGTAACTCACAAGTCATGCcaaacaaggaaaaaattataatttttgtctAACCAAGTGTATATTGGGTGGAAATAGCACAAATGATGACCTGGAAGGATTATAGATAACTGGTTTCACAAAGTTATACATTTAGCTAAACAATGAGATAAAGAAGATCGTTTTTTTCCCAGTGGTGTGCCTAAATtctggtgtgtgtgtgtgtgttgggggggggggggggttggcgGGTTTTAAATTTTCCAAAGCCAAGCATGGATAACTATGACTTAACTTTAAACAAGAGTAATCATTCATTCCCATGACACATGCCTGATTATGCGGTTCCAAATGCTTTGATCACTATGTTGTTGATAATGACAGAAAATTGGAAGCCAATCACATAAAATATGTTCTTTGGCTGTTGCTTTGTTTACAGTAGCAATCCTCTAATCTCGTCACAGATTTGATAATAACCAGACCATCTTTAGTGGTGGTATATGATTGGTTGATGTTGtcataagttttatttatttattttgttctttactGTGGTCATTGGTAGACTTTTAATCAGGGGGGACAAGGTGTTATACCCGTTTTCATACAACGCTATACATGAATGAACTTGAACAGCACATATTAGTgcacagtgttttaaaaaagaaatgtctTTTCCTACTTCACCTCTTGTTTTGATTCACAGCAAGGATGCGAGAGCCACCTCTGACCATTCACAACATGTGAACAAAcccacttattttttcatgttctaTGGACAGGTGGAAAGGAAGTAACTAATGGGGCTTCCATTCACTGAAACTTACCCTACCGAAGAGAAGATTTAAAGTGTTCCACGCAAGAGCTGATAATCAGCAGGTTGACCAATGCTACTAAACATGTTTCACTGAGGAACATAGCACAACTTGAAAAATAACACTGGGAAGGCCTTACATTTTCAAAGTGATGGCACAGATATAAATTCTTTGTGGATCTTAGAACCTAGAAGTCTCTTAGGCAGTGACCTCATAGAATTGGTATCTCCAAGGTTCAACAGTGATGTTGTGCATGCAAACATGACAAGCCATCGTGTTTGGCATTTCAGGAGGTGTAGTTTTAGGTGATTTAAAAGTCCTCTTCAAACcttgttatttttgttggagTGCCAGCCCAGCATGATTATTGTGAGCTTAGATGACCATGTAAAACCTAATAGCAGCACAAGAGTATACAGCGGCAAGATGGGGATGGTTAGATTGTAAAGCCGGTAACATCATTGAGTTTGGAAGATCTAGCGGGCTATCAATGGTTTGGGTCTTGCTAAAACTACAGAAAAGATTGGTGCAGCTAAATTTCTCCAAATCCTATCGTATGCTAAATGAAAAGGTTTAGCACAAAAGAGCATCCAAAGCTTAGAGAATCTCACCTATGTGTGCATCTATTTTATACGGCACAAAATGAGTGGTGGAAACCTGGTATTATTTCATAAACATtgaaatcaaacaattttatgCCATTGATGAGGACAATTCATAGAATTCAGGATGTTAATGCCACCCACTTGAGACTAATTAGCaaaaatagaaatgctcattaccataaaaaaaaaaaaaaaaaacatgcataaacCTGGATTTCTAAAAAAtgggaaaaagaaagggaaacgCTAAGTTTTCTTAACTATAACATAGAAAACCAACGTTGTGGTACAGTGAAACTATTGTTTAACTGTTATAAGCAATCAGCAATGCCCTCTTCAAAGTCCAATCATCTGCTACACATATGGATCcacagaaaaaaattaagggaagAAATGCACATACCCGTTTCTCTGTTCAAGGATTGCTGGAAATTGCATCTTCACAAAAGTGCATGTACAAATCCCCAGCAGCACAACTGTCAGAAACGAATGGAAATTGAACAGTGCCGACTgaaaaaagcaaatgaaaaaaaaaaaacccacgtcaagaaaacaaacaatcacagaTTGATAAGAAcagaatttgatttaatgtttACCATTTCTTGCTTCTTCTGATGAAGATGGCTTCTCTTCCTTCGAATCTACAAGTCACAATGCACCTGCCTAGCAAACTAAATCAATGAACAAGAGCATAAGGAAATCGAATCAATCCTTCGACAGATTAGGTTTTCGTCAGAAAGAGAAAGTAGAGT from Populus alba chromosome 8, ASM523922v2, whole genome shotgun sequence encodes the following:
- the LOC118053160 gene encoding uncharacterized protein, with amino-acid sequence MSALFNFHSFLTVVLLGICTCTFVKMQFPAILEQRNGFRGFFWKAARIGERLSPWVAVGCFTMGMSIIFF